The following nucleotide sequence is from Pseudonocardia sp. C8.
TCGACGTCGCCGAGGTACAGCACCCGGGCGACGTCGTCGCCGAGCATCCGCTCGTACATCAGCCGTGACATCCGCCAGGGCAGCGCGACCGCGGGCTCGGCGAGGATCCGGTCGGCCAGGTCGGCCAGCATCCGTCGCTGCGCGCGCAGCAGGACGGTCAGGAACAGCGCGTCCTTGGTGCGGACGTGCAGGTAGACGGTCCCCTTGCCCACCCCGGCCCGGCGCGCGACGTCCTCGATCGTCACCCGCCGGTAGCCCTGGCGGACGAGCAGCTCACCCGCCGCGTCGAGCACCCGCTCCATCCGCGCGGTGTCCCCGGCCGGCGGCGCCGCTGTGACTGGATTGACGGATCCGGTCATGCGGTCAGAGTAGCTCCCGCCCGGGGCGCTGTCGAGATACCGTCGAGCCATGTCCGACTACGAGCATCTGCTGGTCAAGCAGGACGGCGACACGGTCCGGATCACGATGAACCGGCCCGCACGCCGGAACTCGCTGACCGAGGAACACCTGCGCGAGCTGCTGGACGCCTTCGAGTCCGCGGGCCGCAGCGACGCGACCGGCATCGTGCTCGCCGGTGAGGGCAAGGCGTTCTCGTCCGGCCACGACTTCGGCGACGTCGCCGGCCGCGACCTCGCCCGCGTCCGCGACCTGCTCCGCCTCTGCACCACGGTGATGCGGACCGTGCAGGAGGTCCCGCAGGTGGTCGTCGCCCGGGTGCACGCCACCGCCTGGGCGGCCGGCTGCCAGCTCGTCGCGTCCTGCGACCTGGCCGTCGCCGCCGAGTCGGCGACGTTCGCCCTGCCCGGCGGCAAGGGCGGCTGGTTCTGCCACACCCCGGCCGTCCCGGTGGCCCGCAACGTCGGCCGCAAGCGGCTCATGGAGCTGGCGCTCACCGGCGACCCGATCGCCGCGGTCACGGCCGCCGAGTGGGGCCTGGTCAACTACGCCGTCCCGGACGCCGAGCTGGACGCCCGGGTCGACGAGCTGCTCGCCCGCGCCACCCGCGGCAGCCGGCTGTCCAAGGCGGTCGGCAAGCAGACCCTCTACGCGCAGCTCGACCGCCCCGAGGCCGACGCCTACGCCATCGCCTCCGAGGTCATGACCTCGATGTCGCAGTCCGGCGGCGCCCGCGAGGGCATGGCCGCGTTCCTGGAGAAGCGCGCCGCGCAGTGGCCCGACTAGGAGATCCCCTAGGCTCGGCCGGACCATGGGGGATCCGGGCCGACTGAGCAGGCGGGGACTGCTCGGCGCCGCGCTGGCGCTGGGCGGTGCCGCGCTGGCCGGCGGCTGCGGCCGTGAGTCGTCCGATCCGCTGGCCCGGTTGCGCAGCGGCGGGGACGTCGTCGTCGGGCTCTCCGGGGAGCGCCCGTTCGGCTACACCGACGGGTCGGGCCGGCCGACCGGGGAGAGCCCCGAGGTGGCCCGCGCCGTCGTCGCCGAGATCGGCGGCGGCGGGCTGATCGCCGTCCAGGTCGCGTTCGACCAGCTCATCCCCGACCTGCTCGACGGCCAGTTCGACGTCATCGCGGTCGGGCTCACCGTGACCCCGCTGCGCTGCCAGCAGGTCGCCTTCTCCCGGCCGGACTACGTCGCCAGCACCGCGCTGCTCGTCCCGGCCGGGAACCCGCTCGGCGTGGCCACCCTGGCCGGGGTCCGGCGGGCCGGTGCGACGCTCGGGGTGCTCCGCGGATCGGCCGAGCAGGAGTTCGCGTACGCCGCGCACATCCCGGCGGACAGGATCGTCACGTTCGACTCGCAGGGCGCGCTCGTGCGCGGGGTGGCCGCGGGTGAGGCCCAGGTCGGCGCGCTGACCCGGATCGCGCTGCTCGACGAGGTCCGGCGCAACGCCGGCATAGGCCTGGAGGTCACCGCCGGGTTCACGCCCGAGGTCGGCGGGCGCCGGGTCGCCGGAGCCGGCGCGTTCGCGTTCCGGCCGGGCGACGCAGCGTTCCGCGCCGAGTTCGACCGCGGCCTGACCGCGCTGCAGGAGTCCGGACGCTGGCTGGAGATCGCCCGGCCGTTCGGGTTCACCGAGCACAACCTGCCGCCGCGCGACCTCACGATCGACGAGCTCTGCGCCCGCACCCCCGAGTCCTGACCGCCCCGGCGGGCGCGGGATGCGAGGATCCGCCCATGGTGCTGCGCATCGCCGGCTTCCCGGTCCCCGGTCCGTCCGAGCTGCTCACCGGGGCGGCCGGTGTCCTCGACCGGACCGGTGAGCTCGCCGGATCGGTCGTGGCACTGCCGGCCCGCGCCGGTGAGCTGATCGACGAGGCCGGGTCGCTGGTCGGGCGGATCGCCACGATCGCCTCCCGCGCGGAGGACCTGCTGGACCGGGTGGACGGCGTCGTCGCCCGCGCGGACGTCCTGATCGGGACCGTGGAAGGGGTCGCCGCGGAGGCGACCGAGGTGGTCGGGCAGGTGCGGCCGGTGGCCGACCGGGCAGCCGACCTCGTCACGCGGGTCTCGGGAGTAGCCGACGACGCCACCGGCCTGATCACCCGCGTCTCCGGGGTCGCCGACGACGCCGGCAGCCTGATCACCCGAGTCTCGGGGGTCGCCGAGGACGCGGACGGCCTGGTCCGCACCGTCACGACGGTTGCCGGTGAGGCCGAGGGCCTGGTCCGCACGGTCACCGGTGTCAGCGACCGCGCCGGGCACCTGATCGCGCAGGTGGAGCAGGTGACCGGGGACGCGACCGGCGTCGTCGACGCGGCGAACCGGGTCGCAGCCCGGGCCGGCGAGGTCGTCGACCAGGCCGCGGGCACCAGCGACCAGGCCGGCCGGCTGCTCGACGTCTACGGCCCGCTCGCGCACCGGGCAGCGCCGCTGGCCACCCGGTTCGTCGACGAGCTCTCCGAGACCGAGGTGCACGCCGCGATCAAGCTCGTGGACCAGCTCCCGGTGTTCACCGAGCACATGGAGAACGACATCATGCCGATCCTGGCCACGCTGGACCGGGTCGGCCCGGACGTCCACGAGCTGCTGGACGTGCTGAAGGAGGTCCGGCAGGCGATCGTCGGGATCCCCGGCTTCAAGCTGCTGAGCCGCCGCGGCGAGAGGGACGAGGCCTGACCCGCCGCTCCCCCAGCACCCTAGCCGCCAGCACCCCCACTCATGGAGCTTCAGTCCCGTGGCACAGGACTGAAGCTCCATGAGTGTGAGACCGGGCGGGGGCGCGGGCTCAGGAGAGACCCTGGGCCTGCCGGATCAGCGTGACGATCTCGTCCATCATCTCGGTCAGCCGGAAGTTCTTCGGCGTGAACACCGCGGCGACCCCACCCTCGCGCAGCCGCTTCTCGTCCTCCGGCGGGATGATCCCGCCGACCACGACCGGGATCTCCCCCGCGCCGGCGTCCCGCAGGCCCTGCACGACGGCCGGCACGACCTCCAGGTGCGACCCGGACAGCACCGACAGCCCGACGGCGTGCACGCCCTCCTGCACCGCCGCCGCCACGATCTGCGACGGCGTCAGCCGGATGCCCTGGTAGACGACCTCGAACCCGACGTCCCGGGCCCGGACGGCGACCTGCTCGGCGCCGTTGGAGTGCCCGTCGAGGCCGGGCTTGCCGACCAGCAGCCGCAGCCGCTGGCCGAGCTCGTCGCCGGTGTCCCGGACCCGCGCGCGGACGTCGGCGATCTCGGCGGCACCCTCGCCGGACGCGGTCGCCGCGGACACCCCGGTCGGGGCCCGGAACTCGCCGAACACCTCGCGCAGCGCGCCGGCCCACTCGCCGGTGGTCACGCCCGCCTTCGCGCAGTCGATCGAGACCTGCACGAGGTTCCGGTCGGTCTTGGCCGCGTCCCGCAGCGCGCGCAGCGCCTCGTCGACGGCGGCCTGGTCGCGTTCCGCACGCCACCTCCTGATCGCCTCGACCGCGGCCCGCTCGGTCTCCGGGTCGACGGTGAAGATCGCCTCGG
It contains:
- a CDS encoding enoyl-CoA hydratase-related protein; translated protein: MSDYEHLLVKQDGDTVRITMNRPARRNSLTEEHLRELLDAFESAGRSDATGIVLAGEGKAFSSGHDFGDVAGRDLARVRDLLRLCTTVMRTVQEVPQVVVARVHATAWAAGCQLVASCDLAVAAESATFALPGGKGGWFCHTPAVPVARNVGRKRLMELALTGDPIAAVTAAEWGLVNYAVPDAELDARVDELLARATRGSRLSKAVGKQTLYAQLDRPEADAYAIASEVMTSMSQSGGAREGMAAFLEKRAAQWPD
- a CDS encoding transporter substrate-binding domain-containing protein, with the translated sequence MGDPGRLSRRGLLGAALALGGAALAGGCGRESSDPLARLRSGGDVVVGLSGERPFGYTDGSGRPTGESPEVARAVVAEIGGGGLIAVQVAFDQLIPDLLDGQFDVIAVGLTVTPLRCQQVAFSRPDYVASTALLVPAGNPLGVATLAGVRRAGATLGVLRGSAEQEFAYAAHIPADRIVTFDSQGALVRGVAAGEAQVGALTRIALLDEVRRNAGIGLEVTAGFTPEVGGRRVAGAGAFAFRPGDAAFRAEFDRGLTALQESGRWLEIARPFGFTEHNLPPRDLTIDELCARTPES